The following are encoded in a window of Chryseobacterium sp. genomic DNA:
- a CDS encoding o-succinylbenzoate synthase has protein sequence MKTAEYFKHVLEFETPGGTSRGVLNTKETYILKISEGGQAGVGECGIFRGLSYDDVPGYEEKLNWLCEHINETEEILKAELLAFPSVWFGYEQAIRNLEFGGNIYFPSKFTEGVGAIRINGLIWMGNAEHMRKQISDKLEKGFTCLKLKIGVDWLTEKVILKQLRSAFPQEQLEIRVDANGAFSFEEAQTVLAELAELNIHSIEQPIKAGNVSQMAGLCRSTPTPVALDEELIGVLNKQDKETLLKAVMPQYIILKPSLVGGFSGCDEWIELSENLGIGYWITSALESNIGLNAIAQYTFTKNSPLPQGLGTGGLYTNNFESALILNGESLTFNPDKVTLLQEF, from the coding sequence ATGAAAACGGCGGAATATTTCAAACATGTCCTGGAATTTGAGACACCGGGCGGTACTTCCCGAGGGGTTTTAAATACTAAAGAAACCTATATTCTGAAAATATCCGAAGGCGGTCAGGCAGGAGTAGGTGAGTGCGGTATTTTCAGGGGCCTTAGCTACGATGATGTGCCCGGTTATGAGGAGAAACTGAATTGGCTTTGTGAACATATCAATGAAACTGAAGAGATCCTGAAAGCGGAACTGCTGGCTTTTCCATCGGTGTGGTTTGGATATGAACAGGCCATCCGTAATCTGGAATTTGGCGGAAATATCTACTTTCCGTCGAAGTTTACTGAGGGCGTAGGTGCCATTCGGATCAACGGTTTGATATGGATGGGAAATGCAGAACATATGCGAAAGCAGATTTCAGACAAGTTGGAGAAAGGCTTTACATGTTTGAAACTGAAAATCGGTGTAGACTGGCTCACTGAGAAGGTAATATTGAAACAGTTAAGATCGGCTTTTCCGCAGGAGCAACTTGAAATCAGGGTTGATGCCAACGGCGCCTTTTCTTTTGAAGAAGCACAGACAGTTTTGGCCGAACTTGCAGAGTTGAATATCCATTCCATAGAACAGCCCATCAAGGCGGGAAATGTTTCACAAATGGCCGGATTGTGCCGGAGTACTCCTACACCGGTGGCGTTGGATGAAGAACTTATCGGTGTATTGAATAAACAAGATAAGGAGACACTGTTAAAGGCGGTCATGCCCCAGTACATCATTCTGAAGCCATCGCTAGTTGGAGGATTTTCGGGTTGCGACGAATGGATTGAACTGTCAGAAAATTTGGGAATAGGCTACTGGATCACATCTGCGCTCGAAAGTAATATAGGCCTGAACGCTATTGCGCAGTACACTTTTACAAAGAATAGTCCTTTGCCTCAGGGCCTGGGTACAGGCGGACTCTATACCAATAATTTTGAAAGCGCATTAATCTTAAATGGTGAATCACTGACCTTTAATCCGGATAAGGTTACTCTACTTCAGGAATTTTAG
- the fbp gene encoding class 1 fructose-bisphosphatase, giving the protein MSENALQTLGEFIIDKQDDFQYSTGEFSRLLSAIRLASKVVNRDVNKAGIADIVGHVGMTNVQGEQQQKLDVLANEIFITALSQREVVCGIASEENDDFIDIKCGPNGHLSKYVVLIDPLDGSSNIDVNVSVGTIFSIYRRVTEPGTPVQLEDFLQRGVDQVAAGYVVYGSSTMIVYTTGNGVNGFTLDPSLGTYYLSHPNMRFPEKGKIYSINEGNYSKFPQGVKNYLKYCQMMEGDRPYTSRYIGSLVSDFHRNMIKGGIYIYPSYANAPNGKLRLLYECNPMAFLAEQAGGKASDGFNRIMELEPTELHQRTPFFCGNTEMVEKAEEFMRIDVVKD; this is encoded by the coding sequence ATGTCAGAAAACGCATTACAGACCCTAGGTGAATTTATAATTGATAAACAGGACGACTTTCAGTATTCTACGGGCGAATTTTCCCGCCTCTTAAGTGCCATCCGGTTAGCTTCCAAGGTAGTGAACCGCGATGTAAACAAGGCCGGTATCGCAGATATTGTAGGTCACGTAGGTATGACCAATGTCCAGGGGGAGCAGCAGCAGAAACTGGATGTACTGGCAAATGAGATTTTCATTACCGCACTGTCTCAGCGTGAGGTCGTTTGCGGTATCGCATCAGAGGAAAATGATGATTTTATTGATATCAAATGCGGTCCTAACGGACATTTAAGTAAGTACGTGGTACTGATCGATCCACTGGACGGTTCATCAAATATTGATGTGAATGTTTCAGTGGGGACGATTTTCTCCATTTACCGCCGGGTAACGGAACCGGGAACTCCTGTGCAGCTGGAAGATTTCCTGCAGCGGGGAGTGGACCAGGTGGCCGCCGGTTATGTGGTTTATGGTTCATCTACGATGATAGTTTATACCACCGGGAATGGAGTAAACGGATTTACACTCGATCCAAGTTTAGGGACCTACTATCTGTCCCATCCTAATATGAGGTTCCCTGAAAAAGGTAAAATTTATTCCATCAACGAAGGGAATTATTCCAAGTTTCCGCAGGGAGTGAAAAATTACCTGAAATACTGTCAGATGATGGAGGGCGACAGACCGTATACTTCGCGGTATATCGGATCTTTGGTGTCGGATTTCCACCGCAATATGATAAAAGGCGGAATCTATATCTATCCTTCTTATGCCAACGCACCCAATGGTAAATTACGTTTGCTGTACGAATGTAACCCTATGGCGTTCCTTGCCGAGCAGGCTGGTGGTAAGGCTTCCGATGGATTCAACCGGATTATGGAGCTTGAGCCAACGGAACTTCACCAACGCACACCTTTCTTTTGCGGTAACACCGAAATGGTGGAAAAGGCAGAAGAATTTATGCGCATTGATGTTGTAAAAGACTAA